A genomic stretch from Calonectris borealis chromosome 6, bCalBor7.hap1.2, whole genome shotgun sequence includes:
- the NR4A2 gene encoding nuclear receptor subfamily 4 group A member 2, producing the protein MPCVQAQYGSSPQGASPASQSYSYHSSGEYSSDFLTPEFVKFSMDLTNTEITATTSLPSFSTFMDNYNTSYDVKPPCLYQMPLSGQQSSIKVEDIQMHGYQQHSHLPPQSEEMMSHSGSVYYKPSSPPTPSTPGFQVQHGPMWDDPGSLHNFHPNYVATTHMIEQRKTPVSRLSLFSFKQSPPGTPVSSCQMRFDGPLHVPMNPEPAGAHHAVDGQAFAVPNPIRKQPSMAFPGLQLGHAPQLLDSQVPSPPSRGSPSNEGLCAVCGDNAACQHYGVRTCEGCKGFFKRTVQKNAKYVCLANKNCPVDKRRRNRCQYCRFQKCLAVGMVKEVVRTDSLKGRRGRLPSKPKSPQEPSPPSPPVSLISALVRAHVDSNPAMTSLDYSRFQANPDYQMSGDDTQHIQQFYDLLTGSMEIIRGWAEKIPGFTDLPKTDQDLLFESAFLELFVLRLAYRSNPVEGKLIFCNGVVLHRLQCVRGFGEWIDSIVEFSSNLQNMNIDISAFSCIAALAMVTERHGLKEPKRVEELQNKIVNCLKDHVTFNNGGLNRPNYLSKLLGKLPELRTLCTQGLQRIFYLKLEDLVPPPAIIDKLFLDTLPF; encoded by the exons ATGCCCTGTGTTCAGGCTCAGTATGGGTCCTCGCCTCAAGGAGCCAGCCCGGCCTCCCAGAGCTACAGTTACCACTCTTCGGGAGAATACAGCTCCGATTTCTTAACTCCAGAGTTTGTCAAGTTTAGCATGGACCTCACCAACACTGAAATCACTGCCACCACTTCTCTCCCCAGCTTCAGTACCTTTATGGACAACTACAACACAAGCTACGACGTGAAGCCACCTTGCTTGTACCAAATGCCCCTGTCCGGACAGCAGTCCTCCATTAAGGTGGAAGACATTCAGATGCACGGCTACCAGCAGCACAGCCACCTCCCCCCCCAGTCCGAGGAGATGATGTCCCACTCAGGCTCCGTGTACTACAAGCCCTCGTCGCCCCCGACCCCCTCCACGCCCGGCTTCCAGGTGCAGCACGGCCCCATGTGGGACGACCCCGGCTCCCTGCACAACTTCCACCCCAACTACGTGGCCACCACGCACATGATCGAGCAGCGCAAAACGCCCGTCTCCCgcctctccctcttctccttcaaGCAGtcgccccccggcacccccgtcTCCAGCTGCCAGATGCGCTTCGACGGGCCCCTCCACGTCCCCATGAACCCCGAGCCGGCCGGGGCCCACCACGCCGTGGACGGGCAGGCCTTCGCCGTCCCCAACCCCATCCGCAAGCAGCCCTCCATGGCCTTCCCTGGCCTGCAGCTGGGCCACGCTCCGCAGCTGCTGGACAGCCAGGTGCCCTCGCCGCCCTCGCGGGGCTCCCCCTCCAACGAGGGGCTCTGTGCCGTCTGCGGGGACAACGCTGCCTGCCAGCACTACGGTGTCCGCACCTGCGAGGGCTGCAAGGGCTTCTTCAAG CGCACGGTGCAGAAGAACGCCAAGTACGTCTGCCTGGCCAACAAGAACTGCCCGGTGGACAAGCGCCGCCGCAACCGCTGCCAGTACTGCCGCTTCCAGAAGTGCCTGGCCGTCGGCATGGTCAAGGAGG TGGTGCGCACAGACAGCCTAAAAGGCCGGAGGGGTCGCTTGCCATCCAAACCGAAGAGCCCCCAGGAgccctctcccccctctcccccggtGAGTCTGATCAGTGCGCTGGTGAGAGCCCATGTCGACTCCAACCCGGCTATGACCAGCCTGGACTATTCCAGG TTCCAGGCTAACCCCGACTACCAGATGAGCGGGGATGACACTCAGCACATCCAGCAGTTCTATGATCTCTTGACCGGCTCCATGGAGATCATCCGAGGATGGGCAGAAAAAATTCCCGGCTTCACTGATCTTCCCAAAACGGACCAGGACCTGCTCTTTGAGTCCGCCTTCCTGGAGCTGTTTGTACTGCGGCTGGCCTACAG GTCAAACCCAGTGGAGGGCAAGCTTATCTTCTGCAACGGGGTGGTCCTGCACCGGTTGCAGTGCGTCCGCGGCTTTGGGGAGTGGATCGATTCCATTGTTGAATTTTCCTCCAACTTGCAAAACATGAACATCGATATCTCTGCCTTCTCTTGCATCGCTGCCCTGGCTATGGTCACAG AGAGGCATGGGCTTAAAGAACCCAAGAGGGTGGAAGAACTTCAAAACAAGATTGTAAATTGTCTCAAAGACCATGTGACTTTTAATAACGGGGGGCTGAATCGCCCCAACTATTTGTCCAAACTCTTGGGGAAGCTCCCTGAACTTCGCACGCTTTGCACGCAGGGGCTGCAACGCATTTTCTACCTGAAACTGGAAGATTTGGTGCCACCGCCAGCAATAATCGACAAACTTTTTCTGGACACTTTACCTTTTTAA